A single region of the Bacillus cereus genome encodes:
- a CDS encoding GNAT family N-acetyltransferase: MIREATEKDVTYILDIYNDAILNTTAVYAYKPVTLENRIDWYEQKKADGYPIFVYELDNKVVGFATFGPFRAWPAYKYSIEHSVYVHKEYRKNGIGSSLMEELITIAKEREYMTLIAGIDAENEKSIAMHKNFGFVYSGTIKKAGYKFNGWLDLAFYQLELNGPGNPIEE; encoded by the coding sequence ATGATAAGGGAAGCAACGGAAAAAGATGTAACATATATTTTAGATATTTATAATGATGCGATACTAAATACAACAGCTGTATATGCATATAAACCTGTAACCCTTGAAAATAGAATAGATTGGTATGAACAAAAAAAGGCTGATGGCTATCCGATTTTTGTATACGAACTAGATAATAAAGTAGTAGGATTTGCGACATTTGGTCCGTTTAGAGCTTGGCCTGCCTATAAATATTCAATTGAGCATTCTGTGTATGTTCATAAGGAATATAGAAAAAATGGAATTGGGTCTTCTTTAATGGAAGAATTAATCACAATTGCAAAAGAAAGAGAGTATATGACCTTAATTGCTGGAATTGATGCGGAAAATGAAAAAAGCATTGCAATGCATAAAAACTTCGGATTTGTTTATTCGGGAACAATAAAAAAGGCTGGTTATAAGTTCAATGGATGGCTAGATTTAGCTTTTTATCAATTGGAGCTTAACGGGCCTGGAAATCCTATCGAAGAATAG
- a CDS encoding HAAS signaling domain-containing protein yields the protein MSLVDIYIQEVARRLPEKNREDITLELRSTIEDMLPDDYNEEDVKSVLEKLGSPVSLANGYLERPMHLIGPRYFDVYTTLLKMIIPIAAVIALISMVAENFIGYSGDQAVLNVILKLIGKGIGEIVEVGLHVFFWLTLVFAVIERTDKEKDPHPLTTSFKKWTPDDLKNISYVPKKKSISKFEVFGGLMWTAVWATLYFYANHLVGVYHGTENGLKFVAPTFNQEVLLQYWPIVVIMIVFEIGISLYKLVQGQWTKKLAIGNAILQLAGTIAFIVIVVNPHLFNEGFITYVANVFTTSPEEFKKWLIGGGILIYIVSAALNIYDGFRKASVRVTNRNE from the coding sequence ATGAGTTTAGTTGATATCTACATCCAGGAAGTTGCGAGGAGATTACCTGAAAAAAATCGTGAAGATATTACACTTGAACTACGGTCAACAATAGAGGATATGTTACCTGACGATTATAATGAGGAAGATGTGAAGAGCGTACTCGAAAAATTAGGAAGTCCAGTTTCATTGGCTAATGGGTATTTGGAAAGACCGATGCATTTAATTGGACCACGTTATTTTGATGTATATACGACGTTATTAAAAATGATTATACCAATTGCAGCTGTTATTGCACTCATTTCAATGGTTGCAGAAAATTTTATAGGCTATAGTGGTGATCAAGCAGTATTAAATGTTATTTTAAAATTGATAGGTAAAGGCATTGGGGAAATTGTCGAAGTAGGCCTCCATGTATTTTTCTGGTTGACACTTGTATTTGCTGTTATAGAAAGAACTGATAAAGAAAAGGATCCACACCCATTAACAACAAGTTTTAAAAAATGGACTCCTGATGATTTAAAAAATATTTCGTATGTTCCAAAGAAAAAGTCGATCTCAAAGTTTGAAGTTTTTGGAGGTTTGATGTGGACAGCGGTTTGGGCTACACTTTACTTTTATGCGAATCATCTTGTTGGCGTATACCATGGCACGGAAAATGGATTGAAGTTTGTCGCGCCGACGTTTAATCAAGAGGTTTTACTTCAATATTGGCCAATCGTTGTGATTATGATTGTGTTTGAAATAGGTATATCTCTTTATAAGTTAGTGCAGGGACAATGGACAAAAAAGTTGGCAATTGGGAATGCTATTCTTCAACTAGCGGGAACAATAGCATTCATTGTAATTGTAGTAAATCCGCATTTATTTAACGAAGGATTTATTACGTATGTGGCAAATGTGTTTACTACTTCTCCAGAGGAATTTAAAAAGTGGTTAATTGGTGGAGGTATTCTTATTTATATAGTATCTGCTGCATTAAACATTTATGATGGCTTCCGAAAAGCTAGTGTTCGTGTAACGAATAGGAACGAATAG
- a CDS encoding PadR family transcriptional regulator — MDALLNSLITELRRGTLTLAVLSQLRMPQYGYSLVQLLEKSGIIIDQSTLYPLLRRLEKQELVTSSWDKTESRPRKYYVLSEYGLEIFLQLKKEWIKDSKELYNLLKEEDENENEFS; from the coding sequence ATGGATGCTTTATTAAATTCGTTAATTACTGAGCTAAGAAGAGGGACATTGACATTAGCGGTTTTAAGTCAACTAAGAATGCCGCAGTATGGATATTCACTTGTTCAATTGTTAGAAAAATCAGGCATTATAATAGATCAAAGTACTTTATATCCACTACTTCGCCGTTTAGAAAAGCAAGAGCTAGTGACGAGTAGTTGGGATAAAACAGAGAGTAGACCTCGTAAATATTATGTTTTAAGTGAATATGGATTAGAGATATTCTTGCAGTTGAAAAAGGAATGGATAAAGGATTCGAAGGAACTTTATAACTTATTAAAGGAGGAGGACGAGAATGAGAATGAGTTTAGTTGA
- a CDS encoding DUF952 domain-containing protein, with the protein MITKVITKRNWEIAKTTGEINEESLIEEGFIHCSLFEQALKVAQKHFNHEKDVLLLTIDPSLVKAEIKYELASNGQEYPHVYGVINVEAIVEVVPFSKEKGEFILPEIQS; encoded by the coding sequence ATGATAACAAAAGTAATAACAAAAAGAAATTGGGAAATCGCAAAAACAACTGGAGAAATTAATGAAGAATCACTTATAGAAGAGGGATTTATTCATTGTTCATTATTTGAACAAGCTTTAAAGGTTGCTCAAAAACATTTCAATCATGAAAAAGATGTTTTATTACTTACAATAGATCCATCTCTTGTAAAAGCAGAAATAAAATATGAACTTGCTTCAAACGGTCAAGAATACCCGCATGTATATGGAGTAATCAATGTTGAGGCGATTGTAGAGGTTGTCCCATTTTCTAAAGAAAAAGGAGAGTTTATATTACCAGAGATACAAAGTTAA